The genomic region ACCTTGTTGTCGTGCACGGGCGAGTATTGGTGAATCGTGTCGGGAGAAAGCTGGCGGGACGCCATGTCCTCGCGGTAGCGGCGGTCGATCTCCACAACGATCTCCCACACTCGGCCGAAGAGCTGCTGGAAGATGGATACATCCCAGGTCTCCAGGGCCTCCTGGAGGACAGTGTGGTTGGTGTAGGCGAACGTGTTGGTGACAACGTCCCAGGCATCTTCCCAGGTCATGCCGTGGTCATCGAGCAGAATGCGCATGAGCTCCGGGATGCCCAGCACCGGGTGGGTGTCGTTGAGCTGCACGGAGTTGTAGTCGGCAAAACCGCGCAGGTCATCCCCGTGGTGCTCAATGTAGTTGTCCACCATCTCCTGCAGCGAGGCGGAGACGAAGAAGTACTGCTGGCGCACGCGCAGCACCTTGCCGTCGTAGGTGGTGTCGTTCGGGTAGAGCACGCGGGTCAGGTCATGCACGGCCTCGCGCTCAAGGATGGCGTCAGAGAAGCGCTGGGAGTTGAATGCGTCGTAATCGAACTCGCTCATCGGGGAGGCATCCCACAGGCGCAAGGTGCCTACGTTGTCGGTGCCGTACCCGGTGATGGGCATGTCGTAGGGGATGGCACGGACGTGCATGTCATCGAATTTGACGATGCGCTGCTGCGTGCCGCGGCGGACCGCGAACGGGTGGAAGCTCTCACGCCACGCGTCCGGGTGCTCCTTCTGGAAGCCGTCAACGATCTCCTGGCGGAACAGGCCGTAGCGGTAGAGGATGCCGTAGCCGGTGACCGGGTAGTCCTGCGCGGCGGCAGAGTCGAGGAAGCACGCAGCCAGGCGGCCCAGGCCGCCGTTACCCAGCGCGGCGTCGTGCTCAGCTTCGAGCACATCGAGGAAGTCGTGGTCATTCTCTGCTGCTGCGCGCTTCGCATCGTCCACCAGCCCAAGGTTGGTCAGGTTGTTCAGCAGCGCGCGACCCATGAGGAACTCTGCGGAGAAGTACGCCTGCTGGCGGGTGGCAGAGTACGCCTCGCGAGTAGCCTCCCACTTGTCGCCGATGTTCTCGATGACGGCCAGGGACAGGCCGGTCCAGAACTTCTTGCGGGATGCGGAGTCGGGGGCGGAACCAGAGACCGAGCGGACGTGGCCTCCAACAGTGTCAACGAATGCGGGCGGATGTGCTGGCATGTTCATTGCGGTGTTTACCTCAGTTATTCATCTGGTTTCATCAGGGTGCGCTTTCGTGCGCCTGCCACTGTACCGAGATTGCGGATACTGGGTGCCGCCCCAACTAGTGCACCCGCGCAACATCAGACGACATCGACCAGCACCGAGCAGCATCGGGTAATCTCGAGCAACACAGGGCTACTGCAGCACTGGGTTGTAGCGCAACGCGTTGCGCACGGGAGAGCATTCTGTGGCGATGCGCAGCCTGTCGGCGAGTCGTCCCTCTTCACGCAACCGGTAGAGGTTGCTCACCATGCGGTCGCGGATGTCGTAGGGGGACAAGGTGTTCACGTAGACCTTGGTGCCGCCTTCGAAGCCGGCCAGGGTGGATACACGCCATTTCAGGTTGATGTGCCACGGCATGGGCATGTCCAGGTCGATGGGTTTGTGGTGCCATTCTTCGTTGCTCGGTACTTCCGGGCCGGTCGCCGCGTGGGCGGCGTGAATGAGGTCGGACATCCCGCGCACCTCGTCTGCTGTTTGCAGCCACGGTTCCGGGGTCGCAGACTTGGAGTAAATGTTCATGGTGGGGTAGCGGTGGCCGATGCCCGCCGTCATCACCGCGTGATCGTTCTCCGCGATGATGAGGTTGTGGTAGCTGGCGTAGTTGATGCCCCACTCGTTGTAAATGTTGGGGTTCTGGCGCAGTTTGTCTATCTCAAAGTCGGCTTGCACACCACGTTCGTCGATCGCAACGAGCTGCTTGTGCAGATGGTCGAACGAGGCACCGGCAGGAGCGAGCCAGTTTTGGAAGACGGACACGTACGGCGCGTAGCGGTTGCGTTCATAGAGGTCGCGCAAGGAATCGATGGTGAACGCAATGAACGCGTGGTGCTCGTCGGGCGTCAGCGTGCCGGAGGACGCGAGCTGGGAAGAGTCCTGCGCGCCGTCGACAAAGTGGCGGCTGCCGATGATCACGTCGTGTCCGCCGCCGAAGTAGGCGGGCACGTGCGCGAGCAATTCCTCTTCGGTCAGGTTGTCGTCGTGGCCGCCGGCTTTCAGGCGCATGCGCACAACGTCGAAGACGTGGTGGCGCCCGGCATCGTCGGCGAGGTAGCGCTCCATGTGGTCTTCGCGGGAGGTGTCCATGTGGAAGCCGTAGTTCTTCGCCCAGTAGTCGTAGGAGACGATCTCGAAGAGGTTAGGCACGCGGCGGAACATCGGCTGCGTGTCGTCCAATTCATGCGGCAACAGGTCGCGGAGGATCTCCCACCCGCCGTCGCGCTGGACAATGCGGGATTTCTCCGGCGGGGTCTTCAGCTTACGGTCCGCGCAGAAATTGCAGGAGTCGGTGAAGTCGTGCGGCTCCAGGGAGTGCGGTTCTTGCTTGGGTACGGCCAGCGGCCGGTTGCCGCGCCCCGGCACCGTCCACACCTGGGTGCCCGAGAACGGGTTGTACTGTTTGATGGTTCCGTCCGCCATGTGGCTGATCGGGTCGCGGTGAGTCATGCTCCTCAAGGCTATTAGCTAGTCTGTTTTCATGCCTGCTATTCAGTTTGACGTGCTTGTTCCCGACGATTCCGCCGCGCGCGAAGTGGGGGAGGCATTCACGCGTGCGGTGGAGATTTTGGTGCGGCGCGGCAAGCTTAGCGACGGCTCCGTCCGCCACACCGGCACACCCGACCTCCACGGGGACACCCTTGAGCAGCTGCGCGGCGCCTACCGCGAAGAGCGTGGGGAAGAGCCGGACGGGGCAGTCGTGCACCGCTACGTCATTGAGGCCGACGGGGCTAGCTCCATGAACAGCCTGGCCATGGGCTTGTCGCGCGTACTCACCCCGAAGGCGGATTTGCCGAAGGATCCGGTGGCGCTGGAGCGCCAGATGGACTTCGAGCTTCCGGCTGTCTATCCCTGGGCCGTGGAAGTGTTGAGGTAACCCACCGCGGCCTGGGCGCCGGCACGGATGAGCTGATCGCGAACGTCCTCCTCGGACTCGCCGGGCTCACCGATCTCCACCGTGATCACATCGTCTGGCAGCTCTTCTTCGAAGCCGCCCGCAATGACTGCGACGGTAGCACCGGTGCCCTCTGCGAGCTCGGCGACGACGGAGACCACCTTGCCGCCCGCGGACTGCTCGTCGTATGTGCCCTCGCCGGTGACCACGAGGTTGGCCCCAGCGATCTTCTCCTTGAGGCCGTAGGAAGAGGCGACGGTGCGGGCACCGGAGACGACGTGGACGTGCTCGTCGTTGCCGTGCAGGAACCGCGACAGCCACGTGATGCCCACGGGCAGCGCGCCGGCGGCACCATAGCCGGGCTGGTCCGGGTCGATGCCGGCGAACTCGCAGAAGTGGTGCAACGCGGCATCGACACGCTCGATGTCTTCGTCGCTGGCACCCTTCTGTGGACCGAAGATGCGGGCAGCGCCACGTGGGCCGGTTGCGGGGAACTCGGAGTCCGCCAAGAGCACCCAGTCCACAGACGCTGCCGGAATGTTCAGCTGCGCGGTGTCGATGTCGTGGAGGTCGCCCAAGTTCCCGCCGCCGTGGCGCAGGGGATGCCCGTTGGCATCCATCGGGTTGGCGCCTAGGGCAACGAGGATGCCGGTGCCACCGTCGATCGTGGCAGATCCGCCCATGCCCAGCACGATCGTTTTCGCGCCGCGGCTCTGCGCGTCAGCGATGAGAACCCCAGTGCCGTAGGTGTCGCCGGTGAGCGGGACAGGCTTGTCCTTCACAGCGGGTAGCCCTGTTGCTGCCGAGACGTCGATGTACGCGGTTTCCTCCGCGGCGTTGTAGACGTAGCTCGCCTCGGTGAGACGTCCAGCGGCATCGGTGGTGGGGAGAGTGACCACGGTGCCGTCGAAAAGCGAAGAAGTGCCTTCGCCCCCGTCCGCCATAGGCATGTGCTCAATGTCACAGTCGATGATGACGGACCGGATTCCTTCCGCAATCCATTCCGCAGCGTCGGCGGCAGAGGCCGTGCCCTTGAACGAGTCTGGGGCGACGATGACGCGGATGGTCCGCGCATCTGGCTGAAAATTAGCAGGTAGTCCCGCGTTGCCTTCGTCGTCGTTACGCGGGCCGAGGGCGGGGTAGGAGTGCGTCATCGAGGTCCTTTGTTCTTTGCTCATCCAGCTGGGTGTTGCCGGACGCGGTAGGTTCATTGCTGCTAGTTCACCGAAGACGATAGCAACGGGATGGCAGGAAAGAAGCGCGGTCGGCCGAGGCGGGACTATAGTGCTTACCTGTCAACCGTTAGAAAAGGAAAGGATCCAGCATGGCTAACTACGACGATGAAATGTCCGGTTACTACGACAAGCTGCTCCGCCGCAACGCCGGCGAACCCGAATTCCACCAGGCAGTCGCTGAAGTCCTCGACTCCCTGAAGATCGTCCTGCAGAAGGATCCTCACTACAACGACTACGGCCTCATCGAGCGCCTCTGCGAGCCGGAACGCCAGATCATCTTCCGCGTGCCGTGGGTCACTGACTCCGGCGAGGTACGCGTTAACCGCGGCTTCCGCGTCCAGTTCAACTCCGCGCTGGGACCTTACAAAGGCGGCCTACGCTTCCACCCGAGCGTGAACCTCGGCATCATCAAATTCCTCGGCTTCGAGCAGATCTTCAAGAACTCCCTGACCGGCCTGCCCATCGGCGGCGGCAAGGGCGGCTCCGACTTTGACCCGAAGGGCAAGTCCGAGCAGGAGATCATGCGTTTCTGCCAGTCCTTCATGACGGAGCTGCACCGCCACATCGGTGAGTACCGCGACGTCCCGGCGGGTGACATCGGTGTCGGCGGCCGCGAGGTCGGCTACCTCTTCGGCCAGTACCGCCGCCTTTCTAACGAGCACGAGTCCGGTGTCCTCACCGGCAAAGGCCTGACATGGGGCGGTTCCCTGGTCCGCACCGAGGCCACCGGCTACGGCGTTGTCTACATCACCAACGAGGCGATGAAGCACAACGGTGACTCCTTTGACGGAGCTAAGGTCATCGTCTCTGGCTCCGGCAACGTAGCCACCTACGCCATCCAGAAGGCGCAGGAGCTTGGCGCCACCGTCATCGGTTTCTCCGACTCGTCCGGCTGGGTGGAGACGCCGAACGGTGTCAACCTTGAGCTGCTCCGTGAGATCAAGGAAGTCCGCCGCGGCCGCGTTGACGAGTACTGCAAGGAGGCAGAAGGCACCTTCCACTCCGACGGCTCCATCTGGGACCTGTCCGCCGATGTCGCTCTGCCGTGCGCAACCCAGAACGAGCTCGACGGCGATCACGCCCAAAAACTCGTGGACAACGGCGTGAAGTATGTCGCCGAGGGTGCGAATATGCCGTCCACCGCTGATGCCATTGAGGTCTTCCGCAAGTCCGGCACCCACTTCATTCCGGGCAAGGCCGCTAACGCCGGCGGCGTGGCAACCTCTGCACTGGAGATGCAGCAGAACGCCTCCCGTGACTCCTGGTCCTTCGACTACACCGACGAGCGCCTCAAGCGCATCATGGAGAACATCTTCCGCAACATCTCCGATACTGCGGCAGAATACGATCACGAAGGTGACTACGTTGTCGGCTCCAACATCGCCGGCTTCAAGAAGGTCGCCGACGCTATGCTTGCTCAGGGCGTTATCTAGCCTGATCTAGGCTGCGCCACCTGCAACACACCGCCCCGGCCTGCCGGGGCTTTAGTGTTTCTACCAGTACTTTAGAAGTCATGTACCGCGTATTTGAAGCATTGGATGAGTTGGTCACCACTGTCGAGCAGGCTTACGGCGTGCCCATGACATCGAACTGCATGGTTCCCCGCAACGAAGTGCTCGCGCTGCTTGACGACATCCGCAACGCCCTCCCCGTCGAAGTCGACGATGCACAAGACGTCCTGGACAAGCAGGACGAGATCCTCCGCGGCGCCGAGGAGCGCGCAGACGAGATGATCGTCGAGGCCGAAGATCAAGCTCAGCGCCTTGTCTCCGACGCCCACAACGAGTCCGAGTCGATGCTGGGTGAGGCGCAGCAGCGCGCCACCATGCTCGTTGCCACCGCCGAAGACGACGCGAACACGCTCGTCGACCGCGCACGCGAGGAGGCCGACACAACGGTCGATCGCGCCCGTCGCGAGTCTGAGCGCCTTATCGCTGACGGTAACGAATCCTACGAGCGCTCTGTGGCCGAAGGCCGCGAAGAGCAGCAGCGTCTCGTCTCCGAGGCTGAGGTCACCCGCCGCGCCGACGAGGAAGCGCACCGTATCGTCGAGACCGCCCACACCGAGTCCAACCGCCTGCGCACTGAATGCGATGAGTACGTCGACTCCAAGTTGGGCGAGTTCGAGGAAACTTTGACCAGTGTGCTGCGCACCGTCTCCTCTGACCGTTCCGCTCTGCGCCACGGCGCCGGAGCATCCGGCCGTGCTACGCACGCCGATGGGTACGCTCGTTACGACCGTGAGCGCGCTGAGCGTCCAGAGCGCCCCGACCGTGCCGACCGCGCTGATCGCGCCCGTCGCCCGCGCTCGAACTAACGCATCACCGCCCCTGCCACCTGCTCTGCCTGAATCTGTCGCGGGGGCGGGGACACGGTAGGCTTGTGCGCGTTATGGCTACGAATCCGTTTGTCTTCGATGTAGCCGACGTCCTGCGCGGCGACGGCCTTCCGAAAACTCTCACTCACACCGGCCCATCCCCTTCACGCATCGGCCCCGAGATGATCGCGATCCCGGAAGGCGCCGAAGTTGAGGTGGAGGCAACGATCACGCCGCTGGGCAGTGGCGTGCTCGTTGATGCTACAGCGACCGCTCAGCTGCAAGGCCAGTGCGTCCGCTGCCTGCGTCCCCTCACCCCGACCGAGACCCTGACCGTCTCCCAGGTCTTTTCCGGTGGAGACGACTTCATCACCGGCGACGCTGAGGATGACGCGGATGCCGGCTCCGGCGACGATGTGCCCCGCATTGTGGACGACACAGTCGATCTGGAACAGGCGTTTGTCGACGAAGCAGGCCTGAACCTGCCGTTCAACCCCACCTGCCAGCCGGAGTGCCCGGAAGATTCCGAGGTTCCCGCGCCCGACGGTATCTCCGAAGAAGAGACGGACCGCGTCGACCCGCGCTGGGCCGGTTTGGAGAAGTTCCTCGGCGACGGGGACAGCGGGAGCAAATAGTGCCGCGGGCGAAGAAGAACAAGATCTCGGGTTCTCAGGCGTGGGCTGAGGCGTTCGCGGGAATCGATCACGCTTCACTGCTCGAGCGTCTCGGTGTTGACGTTGAGCCTGATCTGCTGAAACTGGCGCTGACTCACCGGTCTTTCGCGAATGAGCACGGGACCCTACCGAACAACGAGCGTCTCGAGTTCGTTGGTGACGCCGTGCTGGGCCTCACGATTGCCAACGAGCTGTTCGACCGTTTCCCGTCCCGGCCGGAGTCTGACCTGTCGCCCATGCGCGCCCGCATCGTCTCGCGCTACGGGTTGGCGGATGTTGCTCGCAGCATCGACCTCGGCGCACACGTCCTTTTGGGGAAAGGCGAGGAAGCCACCGGTGGCCGCAAGAAGGACTCGATCTTGGCGGACACGACCGAGGCTGTGCTGGGTGCGATCTACCGGCAGCACGGCTTTGATGTGACCCGCGACGTGATTACCCGGCTCTTCGACGACAAGATCGAGAACGCGCATTGGATCCAGGACTGGAAGACGGAGCTGCAAGAACGCGTCGCAGAGCTCGGCGGCAACCCGCCCGTCTACACCGCCACGGCCAAGGGGCCGGAGCACGAGCAGATCTTCACCGCCGAAGTCGCCATCGACGGGGTTCGCCGTGGCGTAGGCCGCGGCCAGAACAAGAAGACAGCGGAGCAGAACTCGGCCCGCGAGGCATTCTTCTTCCTCAAGGAGCACCCTGAAGCTGTCGCGCTGAGGCAGAAGTAAATGCCCGAACTCCCCGAAGTCGAGGTAGTCCGGCGGGGGTTGGACACGCACATCGTCGGCAGCACCTTCGACACCGTCGAGGTGCTTCACCCGCGCGCTGTGCGCGGCAACGATGTCGATCTCACGGAGATCCTGCCTGGCCTGAGTGTCACGGGCACAGGTAGGCGCGGCAAGTTCATGTGGCTCGAGCTTTCCGACGGCGCCGCGGTCATGGTCCACCTCCGCATGTCCGGCCAGATGATCGTCGGGGAACCAGGGCTCGTCGACAGCCCTCATCTGCGCATCCGCGCGCTCATGCACGGCGTGGGTTCCGCGCCATTCGAGCTCGACTTCATTGACCAGCGCACATTCGGGTCCTGGCAGTATACGCAGCTTATCGACGGCATCCCCGCCGCCATCCCGCATATCGCCCCGGACCCGTTCGAGACGGATTTTGACCCAGTGGCTACCGCCCGTGCGATCCGGAAGAAGAACGTGGCCATTAAGACGGTTTTGCTGGACCAGTCGGTGGTCAGCGGCATCGGTTCTATTTATGCCGACGAGGCGATGTGGGCTGCATGGATCAAACCCACCCGCAAGGGGCGCGCCCTACGGCAGCGCGACGCAGTCCGGTTGCTGGAGGAATCTCGCGCCGTGATGGCCCGCGCGCTCCAGGCAGGCGGAACGAGCTTCGATTCGCTCTACGTCAACGTCAACGGCGCCTCCGGTTACTTCTCCCGATCCTTGAATGCGTACGGGCAGGCGGACGAGCCGTGCGCCCGCTGCGGTACCCCCATCGCCCGGACCGTGGTCAATGGCCGATCCAGTTATTTTTGCCCGGTCTGCCAGGTGCTTTAGGCACTGCTCCTAGTAACCATTACGTCGATGGGGCGGGTTGCCGATAAACTCCCCGGCATGGAAACCGCCTTAAACGTTGTTGACGGCACCATCAACGACATTCTCTGGACATACATCGTTCCACTCTTCCTGGTGCTGGGTGGGCTGTACTTCGGCCTGCGCACGATCTTCGTGCAGATTCGGTCGTTGCCGGACATGTTCAAAGCCATTACCGAGTCCCCAAAGGGCAAGGACCGGGAAGGGCGCGACCTGGATGAGGAATACGGTGGGCTCTCCGCGTTCAAGTCCTTCACCATCTCTGCTGCCTCCCGTGTGGGCACCGGCAACGTCGCCGGTGTTGCCCTGGCTATCTCTGTCGGCGGTCCCGGCGCTGTGTTCTGGATGTGGATGCTCGCCCTTCTCGGAGGAGCGACGGCCTTCGTTGAGTCGACGCTTGCCCAGCTGTGGAAGACCAAGGACGAGGACGGCAACTACCACGGTGGCCCCGCTTACTACATGACCCGCGGTCTGGGCTGGGCCCCGCTGGCCACGATCTTTTCCGTCTTTCTCGCGTTGACCTACGGGTTCGTCTACAACGCCATCCAGACCAACTCGATCGTTGAGGCAGTCGGCGGTTCCCTGGGCACCGACTCACTGGTTATGAAGGGCGCGGTCGCAGCGATTATCGCGGCGCTGACTGCAGTGGTCATCTTCGGCGGTGTCACACGCATCGCTAACTGGACCCAGGTCATCGTGCCGTTCATGGCCGGCGCATACATCATCATCGGTGTCACCGTCGTTGTGTTGAACATCGGCGAGGTCCCTGGCATGGTCAGCCTCATCGTGGGCCACGCCCTCGGCTTCCAGCAGGTTGCTGGTGCCACGGTCGGCTTAGCGCTCATGCAGGGCATGCGCCGCGGCCTGTTCTCCAACGAGGCAGGCATGGGCTCCGCGCCGAACGCTGCCGCCACGGCAACCGTTTCCCACCCGGTCAAGCAGGGCCTGGTGCAAACGCTCGGCGTGTACTTTGACACCCTCATCGTCTGTTCCATCACGGCGTTCGTCGTGCTGCTCGGCCCGGCGGTGAGTTACGGAAAAGACGACATCCAGGGCGCCGCGTTGACCCAGTCCGCGCTGGCTGATTCCGTCGGTGCATGGGGCGCCCACGCGATCACATTCATCTTGTTCTTCCTGGCGTTCTCCTCCGTGCTGGGCAACTACTACCTTGCACAGGCCAATGTGGAGTACCTGACGGAGAACAAGACCGTCATGCTCGTCTTCCGCCTTGTGGTGATTGGCTTCGTCATCTTCGGTGCATTCGGCTCCGTGCCGCTCGTGTGGGCGCTCGGCGACACCATGGCTGGTCTGCTGGCCGTCTTCAACATTGCGGCAATTGTTCCGCTTGGCGGAGTGGCCATCAAGCTGCTGAAGAACTTCAACGAGCAACGCCAGCAGGGCATGGATCCGGTCTTCCACCGCGACATGCTGCCTGAGGTGAAGAACGTCGAGTTCTGGGACGGCTCCGACCCAGTCACCCGCCGCAGCATCGAAGACCGTGTCACCGCACGCGATGCACGCCGCTCTGGCGAGAGCAACGACGAGGGCGGCCTGACAGAAGCACGCTAATCTGGTCTGCATGGCAGACACACGCATGACAGCCCACGTTCACGGACACGTCCAAGGCGTGGGCTTTCGCTATTGGGTGAAATCCCAGGCGAAGAAGCACAACATCACCGGTTACGCGAAGAACCTCGAAGATGGCCGCGTGGAGGTTGTGGCTGAGGGGGAAGAGGCGGACGTCGATAAGCTTCTGGCGCTGTTGCGCGAAGACCCGTCGACGGCTGACCGCCCGGGGAACGTGACTCACGTTGAGGCGCAGCACAGTGAGCCGAAGGGCGCGCAGGGTTTTGAGGAGCGGTAGGTACTCCGTCAACTAACTGTCGACTAGAATCACCCGAATGCACCTCAGTTCGTTGACGCTTAAAGGATTCAAGTCCTTTGCGTCATCGACGACGATGAAATTCGAGCCGGGCATCTGCGCGGTCGTTGGCCCGAACGGTTCTGGCAAGTCGAACGTGGTCGATGCGCTGGCGTGGGTGATGGGGGAGCAGGGGGCCAAGAATCTCCGCGGCGGGAAGATGGAGGACGTCATCTTCGCTGGTGCTGGCGAGCGCAAGCAGCTCGGCCGCGCGGAGGTGACGCTGACGTTCGACAACTCGGACCGCAAGCTGCCAATCGAGTACACGCAGGTGGCCATCACCCGCCGCATGTTCCGCGATGGCGCGTCGGAGTATGAGATCAACGGCTCCAAGGCTCGCCTGATGGATATTCAGGAGCTGCTGTCGGACTCAGGCATTGGCCGCGAGATGCACATCATCGTCGGCCAGGGCAAGCTCAATGAGATTCTCGAGTCGCGCCCGGAGGACCGCCGCGCGTTCATCGAGGAAGCTGCCGGTGTGCTCAAGCACCGCCGCCGCAAGGAGAAAGCACAGCGCAAGCTGACGGGCATGCAGGCGAACCTGGACCGCCTCACCGACCTCACCGACGAGCTGGGCAAGCAGCTCAAGCCGTTGGCGCGCCAAGCTGAAGCCGCGCAGCGGGCGGCGACGGTCCAGGCGGATCTGCGCGACGCTCGCCTGAAAATCGCAGGCCACAGGGTTGTCACTCTTCGCGCGTCGCTTATCGACGCCACTCGCGCAGCCGAACTCCACGCCCAGAAAGTCCAGGACGTCACCGCCGAGTTGGAAGACGCCGAAGGACACCAGCAGACAGTAGAAGAAAACCAGGCACGCGCGACGGCCGCTGCTGACGCTGCGCAACAGCTCTGGTTCGGCCTGTCGTCGCTGGCAGAGCGAACGTCGGCGACACTGCGCATTGCCTCCGAACGCGCCCGTCATGCTGACGAGATTGTGGACTACCGCGGCCAGGATCCGAAGAAGCTGATTGCGCTCGCCGAGCGGGCGGAGGAAGACCACGCCGCGAAACAGGCCGCGCACGACAAGGCCCAGGCTGCATTGAACGCTGTGCTGTCCGAAGTCGCGGAACTGAAGGAGAAAGCCGCCGCGGCCGAAGCTGAGCACAAAGCCCAAGTCAGGGCGATTGCTGACCGGCGTGAAGGCGTAGTCCGCCTGCTCGCCCAGGAGGAGAGCCAAGCGGGAGCGGTTGAGTCCGCCCAGCAAGAAGTGGAAAGGCTTGCGGCAGCGGCGGAGGAGACGCGCCAGCAGGCCCGCAATGCGGAGGAGCAGGCGGCACAAGCTGCTGAGAAGCTGGCGTCCGTCGACAGTGAGCGGGAACCTCTCGTCCAGGCGCACACCCGCGCCGGGGCGGAAGCCGATGCGGCGGAGAAGCGCCTCGACCAGCTCCGTGAGGAGCAAAAACAGCGTGAGAAGACTGTCTACTCTCTATCTGCACGCATCTCCACACTCGCTGAAACCGCCCCGGTCGCCGACGCGGCCGATGTCTTAGGCCAAGGTTTCGCCCCGTTGGCCGACTGGGTCAAGGCAGAAGCAGGGTTGGAGAAAGCTTTGGCAGCGGCGCTCGGCCCGCACGCTGAGGCTCTCGCCGGCGAGGTCGGCGAGGAGGTTGCAAGTGAGCTCGGTCAGGCGACGCGCACAGTGGTGGTGGACACCCAGGCCGGTGGCCGCTCCTGGCGTCTCGACGGTGCACCCCCAGCCGGCACGACCTGGCTGCTCGATCACGTGACACTGGCACCGGAGATCACCGGCCCTGTCACGCGCGTGCTTGTCGATGTCATTCTGGCCAAGAATGTCACCTCCGCCCGTGCTGCGGTGCAGGATGATCCGCGCCTGCGTGCCGTGACGGCGGGCGGCACCGTCGTCGGTGAGGGCTGGATCGCGGCCGGATCCGGTGGTGCGTCGTCGGTTGAGGTCGCCGCCCAGATAGAACAAGCGACAGCGGAACTGGAACGCGCTCAGGCTGCGCTCGATGAGCTCTCCGGCACCCTTGAGGGCGCGAAGATCGCTGCGGAGGAAGCCCGGGTCGCAGCCGCCTCAGCGAAAGCTGCGCTCAAGGAGCACGACGCGCACGCCGCCTCGTGGAAACGCGACCACCAACGCCTGACCAGTCAGGCGCAGCAGGCGCGGCAGCAGCATGAGCGCGCCGCCAAACAAGCCACCGAGGCAGAAATCCGGCTCGCTGACCGGGTGAAGCACCTTGCGGAGACCCGCGACCGGCTGTCCCGGGTCGAGCAGCCCGACACTGACGAAGAGGCAGATTCTACTGCCCGCGACGAGGCAGCTGCGCAACTAGCGGACGCCCGATCCCGCGAAATGGAAGCCACACTGGCCGCCCGTTCCGCCCAACAGGCGGTGGAGCAGGTTGCGGGCCGGGGCGCTGCGCTGCGTCGTCAAGCGGAAAGCGAACAGCAAGCCAAAGCACGTCACGAGGCAGCAATGGCGCGGAAGCGAGCCCAGGCACAGCTCGCCCGGACCGTCGCAGCGCACGCCGAAACGCTGCAGGAACGCATCGCCGACGCGCTCAGCCGCGCGACCGAACAGTGCGACGAGCTCACCTCCCAGGTCAAGCAGCTCACCGTCGCGCAGTCACAGGCGCGCGACAAAGTCAGCGCGTTGCGCCAGCAGTTGAGCCGGCTTGGTGACACCGCACATGCGGCTGACATCGCCCGTGAGCAGGCGCAGGTGCGCACTTCTGAGGCGGAGGAGAAGATCGTCGAGCAGCTCGGCATCGCCATCGACGATCTTCTCGAGGGGTACACGCCCGGCGAAGACTTCGACAAGGATGCCGAAACCAAGCGCCTCAAGCAGGCCGAGAAGGATCTCGCCGCGTTAGGCAAGGTCAACCCGCTGGCGCTGGAAGAGTACAAGGCGATGGAGGAGCGGTACAGCTTCCTGTCCACCCAGCTCGCTGATGTCGTCCAGGCGC from Corynebacterium genitalium ATCC 33030 harbors:
- the mutM gene encoding bifunctional DNA-formamidopyrimidine glycosylase/DNA-(apurinic or apyrimidinic site) lyase, giving the protein MPELPEVEVVRRGLDTHIVGSTFDTVEVLHPRAVRGNDVDLTEILPGLSVTGTGRRGKFMWLELSDGAAVMVHLRMSGQMIVGEPGLVDSPHLRIRALMHGVGSAPFELDFIDQRTFGSWQYTQLIDGIPAAIPHIAPDPFETDFDPVATARAIRKKNVAIKTVLLDQSVVSGIGSIYADEAMWAAWIKPTRKGRALRQRDAVRLLEESRAVMARALQAGGTSFDSLYVNVNGASGYFSRSLNAYGQADEPCARCGTPIARTVVNGRSSYFCPVCQVL
- the smc gene encoding chromosome segregation protein SMC yields the protein MHLSSLTLKGFKSFASSTTMKFEPGICAVVGPNGSGKSNVVDALAWVMGEQGAKNLRGGKMEDVIFAGAGERKQLGRAEVTLTFDNSDRKLPIEYTQVAITRRMFRDGASEYEINGSKARLMDIQELLSDSGIGREMHIIVGQGKLNEILESRPEDRRAFIEEAAGVLKHRRRKEKAQRKLTGMQANLDRLTDLTDELGKQLKPLARQAEAAQRAATVQADLRDARLKIAGHRVVTLRASLIDATRAAELHAQKVQDVTAELEDAEGHQQTVEENQARATAAADAAQQLWFGLSSLAERTSATLRIASERARHADEIVDYRGQDPKKLIALAERAEEDHAAKQAAHDKAQAALNAVLSEVAELKEKAAAAEAEHKAQVRAIADRREGVVRLLAQEESQAGAVESAQQEVERLAAAAEETRQQARNAEEQAAQAAEKLASVDSEREPLVQAHTRAGAEADAAEKRLDQLREEQKQREKTVYSLSARISTLAETAPVADAADVLGQGFAPLADWVKAEAGLEKALAAALGPHAEALAGEVGEEVASELGQATRTVVVDTQAGGRSWRLDGAPPAGTTWLLDHVTLAPEITGPVTRVLVDVILAKNVTSARAAVQDDPRLRAVTAGGTVVGEGWIAAGSGGASSVEVAAQIEQATAELERAQAALDELSGTLEGAKIAAEEARVAAASAKAALKEHDAHAASWKRDHQRLTSQAQQARQQHERAAKQATEAEIRLADRVKHLAETRDRLSRVEQPDTDEEADSTARDEAAAQLADARSREMEATLAARSAQQAVEQVAGRGAALRRQAESEQQAKARHEAAMARKRAQAQLARTVAAHAETLQERIADALSRATEQCDELTSQVKQLTVAQSQARDKVSALRQQLSRLGDTAHAADIAREQAQVRTSEAEEKIVEQLGIAIDDLLEGYTPGEDFDKDAETKRLKQAEKDLAALGKVNPLALEEYKAMEERYSFLSTQLADVVQARKDLTGVIDDVDKQILQLFTDAWHDVEREFPRVFQTLFPGGEARLLLTDPSDMLATGIEIEARPPGKKVKRLSLLSGGEKSLTALAMLVAIFRARPSPFYVLDEVEAALDDVNLRRLIALLEELREDSQLIVITHQKPTMDVANVLYGVTMRGDGVTRVISQRMSPSPNPQE
- a CDS encoding acylphosphatase; protein product: MADTRMTAHVHGHVQGVGFRYWVKSQAKKHNITGYAKNLEDGRVEVVAEGEEADVDKLLALLREDPSTADRPGNVTHVEAQHSEPKGAQGFEER
- a CDS encoding alanine/glycine:cation symporter family protein, translated to METALNVVDGTINDILWTYIVPLFLVLGGLYFGLRTIFVQIRSLPDMFKAITESPKGKDREGRDLDEEYGGLSAFKSFTISAASRVGTGNVAGVALAISVGGPGAVFWMWMLALLGGATAFVESTLAQLWKTKDEDGNYHGGPAYYMTRGLGWAPLATIFSVFLALTYGFVYNAIQTNSIVEAVGGSLGTDSLVMKGAVAAIIAALTAVVIFGGVTRIANWTQVIVPFMAGAYIIIGVTVVVLNIGEVPGMVSLIVGHALGFQQVAGATVGLALMQGMRRGLFSNEAGMGSAPNAAATATVSHPVKQGLVQTLGVYFDTLIVCSITAFVVLLGPAVSYGKDDIQGAALTQSALADSVGAWGAHAITFILFFLAFSSVLGNYYLAQANVEYLTENKTVMLVFRLVVIGFVIFGAFGSVPLVWALGDTMAGLLAVFNIAAIVPLGGVAIKLLKNFNEQRQQGMDPVFHRDMLPEVKNVEFWDGSDPVTRRSIEDRVTARDARRSGESNDEGGLTEAR